From a single Shewanella denitrificans OS217 genomic region:
- a CDS encoding FliI/YscN family ATPase encodes MISLTQLKQVTTKYHYGSVLRSEGLMLVASLPQAFVGELCTIRRADETLPDISAEVISISETQVKLMPFQSASGISFGDKLIGSGTSIRLPMGSGMLGHVVDAFGQPLDEQELGVVQTQCVFLASHINPLTRAAIDEPLTTRIKALDSFIPIGKGQRVGILAGSGVGKSTLLAMMSDSCAQQNAVIVIVLVGERGREVEEFVNGKMFKRLRSRAVLVAATAEEMPVTRVLAVKYGLALAESLSAEGKEVIFVVDSLTRVAMAQREIGLAIGEPPTAKGYTPSVFSLLQRIVERCGAFRHRASITALFSVLVETDDFDDPIVDTLRAVLDGHIVLDRALAEQGHFPAIDVLRSVSRLTTNLFDAKKIKLSRAGRILLSEYKQKKMMIDLADAEGTLTGQFQQLKKKHDLLNLWLQQDELSSKTTQELELQLMDIIEG; translated from the coding sequence GTGATTAGTCTTACCCAATTAAAGCAAGTGACGACCAAGTACCATTATGGTTCTGTATTACGCAGTGAAGGGCTTATGCTGGTGGCCTCTTTACCGCAAGCATTTGTTGGTGAGCTTTGTACCATTAGGCGTGCTGATGAAACCCTGCCTGATATCTCAGCTGAAGTCATCTCAATCTCTGAGACACAAGTTAAGTTAATGCCTTTTCAATCTGCTAGTGGGATTAGTTTTGGGGATAAATTAATTGGCAGTGGGACTTCTATAAGGCTGCCAATGGGTTCTGGCATGTTAGGGCATGTTGTTGATGCGTTTGGTCAGCCTCTAGATGAACAAGAGCTTGGGGTTGTACAGACTCAGTGTGTTTTTCTAGCCTCACACATTAATCCATTAACGAGAGCGGCAATTGACGAGCCGTTAACCACAAGAATTAAAGCGCTTGATAGCTTTATTCCTATCGGTAAAGGTCAAAGGGTGGGGATACTTGCAGGGAGTGGTGTCGGTAAAAGTACTTTACTTGCCATGATGAGTGATAGCTGTGCCCAACAAAATGCTGTTATTGTCATTGTACTTGTGGGGGAACGAGGCCGAGAAGTTGAAGAGTTCGTTAATGGTAAAATGTTTAAAAGATTGCGAAGTCGTGCAGTGCTCGTTGCTGCTACAGCGGAAGAAATGCCTGTCACTAGGGTCCTTGCGGTTAAGTATGGGTTAGCACTGGCTGAGTCCTTATCTGCTGAGGGTAAGGAAGTTATTTTTGTTGTTGATTCACTCACTAGAGTGGCGATGGCCCAAAGAGAGATAGGTTTGGCCATTGGAGAACCGCCAACAGCTAAAGGTTACACACCTTCAGTTTTCTCTTTATTACAGCGCATCGTAGAGCGTTGCGGTGCATTTCGTCATCGAGCATCGATAACCGCGTTATTTAGTGTGTTAGTTGAAACTGATGATTTTGACGATCCTATCGTAGATACATTAAGGGCTGTCTTAGATGGTCACATAGTGTTAGATAGAGCTCTTGCAGAACAAGGGCACTTTCCCGCGATAGATGTGTTAAGAAGTGTTAGCAGGCTGACAACGAATTTATTCGATGCTAAAAAAATAAAATTGTCTCGTGCCGGTCGAATCTTATTATCAGAATATAAACAGAAAAAAATGATGATAGATCTTGCTGACGCAGAAGGGACATTGACAGGCCAATTTCAGCAATTAAAGAAAAAGCATGACTTGTTGAATCTATGGTTGCAACAAGACGAGCTAAGTTCGAAAACAACTCAGGAATTAGAGCTACAACTGATGGATATCATAGAAGGTTAA
- a CDS encoding flagellar hook assembly protein FlgD has protein sequence MDIQSIGGNSYATTNPQTNIKLDDFLQLFVAQLNYQDPLEPVNNSEFLAQLAQFSSLEINRQSNDNSLSLLAIGSSDQALGLIGRSVEVNTQSGQAFIGDVTGVNFTQQGPMLTVKGADDSLLTDIKLGQITVVK, from the coding sequence ATGGATATTCAATCTATTGGTGGTAATTCATATGCGACGACGAATCCACAGACAAATATTAAACTAGATGATTTTTTACAGCTATTTGTTGCGCAATTAAATTATCAAGACCCGCTAGAGCCAGTCAATAATAGTGAGTTTTTGGCGCAGTTAGCGCAATTTTCGTCACTTGAGATAAATCGCCAGAGTAATGATAATTCATTATCTCTCTTGGCTATTGGTTCATCAGATCAAGCCTTGGGATTAATAGGGCGAAGTGTTGAAGTTAACACGCAAAGTGGTCAAGCATTTATTGGTGATGTAACAGGAGTGAACTTTACTCAACAGGGACCTATGTTAACGGTAAAAGGGGCTGATGACTCGCTTCTAACTGATATCAAACTAGGTCAAATTACTGTAGTTAAATAA
- the flgF gene encoding flagellar basal-body rod protein FlgF, with the protein MLQAFYTGLSGLNSYSKNLDNVSNNIANMNTAGYRGMDSFYQALGGDSDKPGLGAQISGLGYRFSVGDIRQTGNDFDLAITGTGFFALLDGEKVFYTRTGQFEFDQNNVLVDKNTGFKVAGIDSNGQLSEINLLSYQAIKPTATTKLSLTGNLSPLDDVHQISSAKMINSLGEEVDLSIKFTNEKATFPNQWKVEILDDKGIVLHSDSVKFGPDGTPEVGSGSFIFNLADSSGNTTPIDITVGTIGDFSAVTQTSATGVDSNVTLHAVDGKGVGQLVKRSFDPQGRVTLNYSNGDKVTPFTIAMVDFDDISTLSIESGTVFKASDLESRVLGKAGEGRFKQLATSSIEMSNVDLSQEFADMLVIQRGYQASSRILNVANQMIEQLYENTRGR; encoded by the coding sequence ATGTTACAGGCTTTTTATACTGGATTATCTGGACTTAATAGTTACTCTAAAAATTTAGATAATGTGAGTAATAATATCGCAAATATGAATACTGCTGGTTATCGTGGAATGGACAGCTTTTATCAAGCATTGGGCGGTGATAGTGATAAACCGGGTTTAGGTGCGCAAATCTCGGGTCTTGGATATCGATTTTCAGTGGGAGATATCAGACAGACTGGCAATGATTTTGATTTAGCCATTACAGGTACAGGATTTTTTGCTTTATTGGATGGTGAAAAGGTTTTCTACACTCGAACGGGTCAGTTTGAGTTTGATCAGAATAATGTACTCGTCGATAAAAATACCGGTTTTAAGGTGGCAGGCATTGATAGTAATGGTCAATTAAGTGAAATCAATCTGCTGAGTTATCAGGCAATTAAACCTACAGCAACGACAAAGCTATCTCTCACAGGTAACTTATCGCCATTAGATGATGTGCATCAAATCAGCAGTGCCAAAATGATTAATTCATTAGGGGAAGAAGTTGATCTAAGTATTAAGTTTACTAATGAAAAGGCTACATTCCCTAATCAATGGAAAGTAGAGATACTTGATGATAAAGGCATTGTGCTTCACAGCGATTCAGTCAAGTTTGGCCCAGATGGTACACCCGAAGTCGGCAGTGGTTCATTCATTTTCAATCTGGCAGATAGCAGCGGAAATACAACACCAATAGACATTACTGTCGGAACCATTGGCGATTTTTCAGCTGTGACTCAAACGAGTGCAACAGGTGTTGATTCAAATGTGACATTACATGCTGTTGATGGTAAAGGTGTTGGTCAATTGGTCAAGCGTAGTTTTGATCCACAAGGAAGGGTTACACTAAATTATAGTAATGGGGATAAGGTGACACCATTTACCATTGCTATGGTAGATTTTGATGATATCAGCACATTATCCATTGAATCTGGCACAGTATTTAAAGCTAGTGATTTAGAGAGTCGGGTGCTTGGTAAGGCTGGAGAGGGACGATTTAAGCAGCTGGCGACTTCGAGTATAGAGATGTCGAATGTCGATTTGTCTCAAGAATTTGCCGACATGCTCGTTATTCAAAGAGGTTATCAGGCTAGCTCAAGAATTTTGAATGTCGCAAATCAGATGATAGAACAGTTATATGAAAATACCAGAGGTCGCTAA
- a CDS encoding FliM/FliN family flagellar motor switch protein, with protein MSEVASFELTEVVDLPRGKSVETPLDLAILEQTKIELNVNIGDVSMSISELKELKENSIVKLAQKVDSEFELKWKDVVIAKGRLVAVDEYLALEITQVTSNEQ; from the coding sequence ATGTCAGAAGTAGCATCGTTCGAATTGACGGAAGTCGTTGATTTACCTAGGGGAAAGTCTGTAGAGACACCGTTGGATTTGGCTATACTCGAGCAAACTAAAATTGAATTGAATGTCAATATTGGTGATGTATCAATGAGTATTTCTGAGCTTAAAGAATTAAAAGAAAATAGTATTGTTAAATTAGCTCAGAAAGTTGATTCAGAGTTTGAACTTAAATGGAAAGATGTTGTAATTGCAAAAGGAAGGTTAGTTGCGGTTGATGAATATCTAGCATTAGAGATTACACAGGTCACCTCAAATGAGCAGTGA
- the fliP gene encoding flagellar type III secretion system pore protein FliP (The bacterial flagellar biogenesis protein FliP forms a type III secretion system (T3SS)-type pore required for flagellar assembly.), protein MVATQTLNEWLPHLLDKPWLDSLAPELRIVLAVSSLTLIPVFVIAMTAFTRIIIVLSLVRQALGLQQTPPNSVLIALSLFLTIFAMSGVFEQINNKALLPYANGSIELSAAVSNGIEPLKGFMLSQTDEVHFIRVLDMAKVPVPQSSADVSLTHLVPAFMLSELTLAFKMAFLIFLPFLMIDLLVASCLMALGMIMVPPITVSLPLKIMVFVLIDGWSLITGSLVQSFM, encoded by the coding sequence ATGGTAGCAACTCAAACATTAAATGAATGGCTGCCACACTTATTGGATAAACCTTGGTTAGATAGCTTGGCACCAGAACTAAGAATTGTTCTTGCTGTTAGTAGCTTGACATTGATTCCTGTTTTTGTCATCGCAATGACCGCCTTTACACGGATTATTATAGTGCTGTCATTAGTCAGGCAAGCATTAGGTTTACAGCAAACTCCGCCAAACAGTGTCTTAATTGCTCTTAGTTTATTTTTAACTATTTTTGCTATGAGTGGCGTATTTGAACAGATTAATAATAAAGCACTGCTTCCTTATGCTAACGGCTCCATTGAGTTAAGTGCTGCTGTGAGTAACGGCATTGAACCACTGAAGGGGTTTATGTTGTCGCAAACGGATGAGGTTCATTTCATTAGAGTATTGGATATGGCAAAAGTGCCAGTGCCACAATCTTCAGCGGATGTATCCTTGACGCACTTAGTCCCTGCGTTCATGTTATCGGAGCTAACATTAGCTTTTAAGATGGCATTCCTCATTTTTCTTCCTTTTTTGATGATAGATTTACTCGTCGCTAGCTGCTTGATGGCTCTGGGTATGATTATGGTCCCGCCGATTACAGTATCATTACCATTGAAAATTATGGTTTTTGTGCTTATTGATGGCTGGTCATTAATCACTGGATCTTTAGTGCAAAGTTTTATGTGA
- a CDS encoding ABC transporter permease, translating into MKNLILSMVRKELIDAGRDKRSVMAGLYYAIGTPIIMCGLFMVLITQLSSPDTLAIKIEQPQNAPDLVRYLEQAGISHSDGDDVKAISLIISDDYAEKMAKAQPAVVTLIADKSNEKLQNSIRRVETKLQAYSGEMGSLRLIARGISPQVMRPLKIKVEDQATADSKGGVILGIAIFTMIYSVFISGMNLAIDTSAGERERNSLALLLSHPITTRQLVMGKVIAVTCFALLGLALILLVSKIAYPFVPWQELGFSVNISNSFMALMFVIGIPLAIMAASLQLFVSFMAKSFKEAQSYLTIVLFVPLALSMAASYNIAPDVLEWLPVSGQQQALMDFIKGRDMSLLQLAVSSFTTLAISLGLIWGLEKSLKSEKVVFGL; encoded by the coding sequence ATGAAAAACTTAATACTTTCTATGGTTCGTAAAGAACTTATCGATGCCGGCCGAGATAAACGCTCTGTGATGGCAGGCCTCTACTACGCAATCGGCACGCCTATCATAATGTGCGGCTTGTTTATGGTGCTGATCACTCAGCTCTCAAGCCCAGATACCTTGGCGATTAAGATAGAGCAGCCCCAAAACGCCCCCGATCTCGTGCGCTATTTAGAGCAAGCCGGCATTAGTCACAGTGATGGCGATGATGTCAAAGCCATAAGCCTGATTATCAGTGATGATTACGCCGAGAAAATGGCTAAGGCGCAGCCCGCTGTGGTGACCCTGATTGCCGATAAATCCAATGAGAAACTGCAAAACTCCATTCGCCGGGTCGAGACCAAGCTGCAAGCCTATAGCGGTGAGATGGGTAGCCTGCGCCTTATTGCCCGCGGCATAAGCCCACAAGTGATGCGGCCCTTAAAAATCAAAGTAGAAGATCAGGCCACTGCTGATTCAAAAGGCGGCGTTATCTTAGGCATCGCGATTTTCACCATGATTTATTCGGTATTTATATCTGGGATGAATTTGGCTATCGACACCAGCGCTGGGGAACGCGAGCGTAACTCGCTGGCGTTGTTGCTCAGCCACCCTATTACCACCAGACAGTTGGTGATGGGAAAAGTGATTGCCGTCACTTGCTTCGCACTGCTTGGCCTTGCGCTTATCTTGCTGGTATCAAAAATCGCTTACCCCTTCGTGCCTTGGCAAGAGCTAGGTTTTAGCGTCAACATCAGCAATAGCTTTATGGCACTCATGTTTGTCATTGGTATTCCGCTGGCCATCATGGCGGCAAGCCTGCAGTTGTTTGTGTCTTTTATGGCAAAAAGCTTCAAAGAAGCCCAATCCTATTTAACCATAGTGTTATTTGTGCCCTTGGCACTTTCTATGGCTGCCAGTTACAACATAGCGCCGGATGTATTGGAGTGGCTGCCAGTCTCAGGCCAACAGCAAGCCTTAATGGACTTTATTAAGGGCCGTGATATGTCATTACTGCAATTGGCCGTGTCATCCTTCACTACCTTAGCCATTTCGTTGGGATTAATTTGGGGATTAGAAAAGTCCCTGAAGAGTGAAAAAGTCGTCTTTGGTCTTTAA
- a CDS encoding ABC transporter ATP-binding protein — MISVNNLSKKIGTVQALEQLSFSAENGQITGLLGPNGAGKTTCLRTLFGLLKPDEGFCEIEGIDVAKNPIAAKQQLGLFPDPFGLYERLSPREYISYFAELSGMSRPQAKAATSKVIAQLKLEDIADRRCKGFSQGQKMKTALAQAIVHQPKNIILDEPTRGLDVMSTRLLRDILVELKNQGHCVLFSSHVMQEVAALCDKVIVMAQGKVVAVGSPDELCQQTGKDSLEDAFIALIGTDEGIAA; from the coding sequence ATGATTAGCGTCAATAATTTATCTAAAAAAATCGGTACAGTACAAGCCTTAGAGCAACTGAGCTTTAGCGCCGAAAATGGGCAAATCACCGGCCTACTCGGCCCCAATGGTGCAGGTAAAACCACCTGTCTTCGTACCCTATTCGGTTTACTTAAACCCGATGAAGGCTTTTGTGAAATAGAAGGCATAGATGTCGCCAAAAACCCCATTGCCGCCAAGCAACAACTGGGCTTATTTCCCGATCCTTTTGGTCTTTATGAGCGCCTAAGCCCAAGAGAATACATCAGTTATTTTGCCGAACTGAGTGGTATGAGCCGCCCACAAGCCAAAGCAGCCACCAGCAAGGTGATAGCCCAGCTTAAGCTTGAGGATATTGCCGATAGACGCTGTAAAGGCTTCTCCCAAGGACAAAAAATGAAGACAGCACTGGCCCAGGCCATAGTGCACCAACCTAAAAATATCATCTTAGACGAACCCACCCGCGGCCTAGATGTGATGAGTACCCGGCTATTGCGAGACATTTTAGTTGAGCTGAAAAACCAGGGCCATTGCGTGCTGTTTTCAAGCCATGTGATGCAAGAAGTCGCCGCACTGTGCGACAAGGTTATCGTCATGGCCCAAGGAAAAGTGGTCGCTGTGGGCAGTCCGGACGAGCTCTGTCAGCAAACCGGTAAGGACTCCCTCGAAGATGCCTTTATTGCGCTTATCGGTACGGATGAAGGAATAGCTGCATAA